AGCCCATAACAAAAAAGGGCAAAGCGGCACGCAGTGCATTCACGCGCTTTCGGGCGATCTTTATTTCCGGCCTCATACGTCTTTTCCCCGATTGCAGCCGGTTTAGGGGCTATCAGAAGGGGCTTTGTGGAAAAGTTAACGCCGCCGGGGTCCGGATAGAAAAAGCGCCCTTCATTTGAGTGAAAGGCGCTTTGGTCGTGTTATTGATGAGCGGATCAATCCAGCTCTGAAATCAATTGTGCTTTTGCTTCGGCCATCAGGCTGACCATTTTCGCGCGGATCGTCGCTTCGTCAGCCTTGGCACCCAGATCACCGGACACCTTGCGATAGACATCCTCGTCGCCTGCTTCTTCGAAATCGGACTTGATGACCTCTTTGGCGTAATCCGCCGCGGCATCACCGGTTTTGCCCATCAGCTCGGCAGCCCAGAGGCCCAACAGCTTGTTGCGGCGGGCTTCGGCTTTGAACTGCATTTCTGCATCGTGGGCGAATTTGTTCTCGAATGCGTTTTCGCGGTCTTTCATACTGCTCATGGCGGCTCCTTGTGGTTGCTGGTGCATCTCTTACACAAATGTATGCAAGCAGGCCGGAAAACAAGATGTTTGCGATGCTTGCAGCACGGGGGGGCATAGATTAAGAGGGCGGCAACAGGTTCAGGGACAGACCTTGCACCCGATATTTGAAAGGACGCCCATGGCCCGGCGCAAAAAGATTTACGAAGGCAAAGCGAAAGTCCTTTATGAAGGTCCCGAGCCGGGAACGATTGTCCAGTATTTCAAGGACGATGCCACTGCCTTCAACGCCCAGAAAAAGGACGTCATCGAAGGCAAGGGTGTTCTGAACAACATGCTGTCTGAGTACTTTATGTCCGGCCTGAACCAGATCGGCGTGCCGACGCATTTCATAAAACGGCTGAACATGCGCGAACAACTGGTGCGCCAGTGCGAGATCATTCCTTTGGAAGTGATCGTGCGCAACTACGCTGCGGGCACTATGTCCAAGCGGCTCGGCATTGATGAAGGTACGCAGTTGCCGCGCCCGATTGTCGAATATTGCTACAAGGACGATTCTCTGGGGGATCCGCTTGTGACCGAAGAGCATATCGCGGCATTCGGTTGGGCAAGCCAGCAGGACATGGAAGACATTCTCAGCCTTGCGCTGCGTGTCAATGACTTCATGTCCGGTATCATGATGGCCGTCGGCATCCGTTTGGTCGATTTCAAGATCGAGATCGGCCGCGTGTTTGACGGCGATTTCCAGCGCCTGATCGTGGCGGACGAGATCAGCCCCGACAGCTGTCGTCTGTGGGATATCGAGACTGGCCAGAAGCTGGACAAGGATGTGTTCCGCCGCGATCTGGGATCGCTGACGGATGCCTATACAGAAGTGGCGCGGCGGTTGGGCGTGATGCCCAAGAACTCCACGCCGGTGACCAAACCGACGCTGATCAACTGAAGCAGGCGTCGGACTTAAGATTATTGGCCAAGTGAAGCAGGGGACGCATCATGAAAGCACGCGTGCACGTAATGTTGAAAAACGGTGTTCTGGATCCGCAGGGTGAAGCAGTTCGTCATGCCTTGGGGGCCTTGGGCTTTGATGGTGTGAACGGCGTTCGTCAGGGCAAGGTGATCGAGCTGGATCTGGCGGATGGCACATCCGAGGCTGATATCACCTCCATGTGTGAGAAGCTGCTGGCGAACACAGTGATCGAATCCTATTCGGTGGAGATGGTCTGATGCGTGCAGCAGTTGTTGTCTTTCCCGGCTCGAACTGTGACCGCGATCTTGCCGTCGCTTTTGAAGCCGCAGGCGCGCAGGTCGAGATGGTCTGGCACAAGGACAGCGAACTGTCTCAGAATGTCGACATCGTAGGTATTCCAGGCGGATTTTCCTACGGCGACTACCTGCGCTGTGGGGCTATTGCGGCGCAATCGCCGATTGTGGCGTCGGTCAAGGCTCATGCCGATCGTGGCGGTTATGTCATGGGCATCTGCAATGGCTTTCAAGTCCTGACCGAGACAGGGTTGCTGCCCGGTGCTTTGCTGCGCAACGCCGGTTTGAAGTACATCTGCAAGACCGTTGGCTTGCGGGTCGAAACATCCAACAGCGCTTTTACCGAAGGCTACAACGCTGGCGATGTGATCGACATTCCAATTGCCCACCATGATGGCAACTATTTTGCTGATGCCGAAACTGTCGCACGTCTTCAGGGCGAGGACCGCGTTGCTTTCCGCTATACCGACAACCCTAACGGGGCGATCGCCGATATTGCCGGTATCCTTTCGGAAAACCGCAGGGTGTTGGGTATGATGCCACATCCCGAACGGGCAGCTGATGCAGGGCACGGCGGGACCGACGGACAAGCGCTCTTTCGCGCATTGGCAGGGGTGCTGGCGACAGCGTGACTTGAGCGGCACCTCAGGCCCGCGTAGACTGGCGGGATGAGTACCTCAGCGGATAGTAAACCGAGCCTCAACGTGTCCTGGCGGGCGCGCGTGGCAATCGGATTGATTATGGCACTTGCTGTGCTGGTAATCTCCGTGACCAACAAGCTGCTGACCGACCGTTTTACTGAAAGTACACGCAACCGTGCTGAGTTGCGGATTGCCTTGTATAGCGGAAACCTGCTGGCTGAATTGCGCCAGAATGCGATTGTGCCACAGCTTCTGGCGCGTGATCCGTCGTTAATCACAGCCTTGCAGAACGCCGACTATTCTCTGTCTACCCAGCGGCTGATCTCCTTCGTGGAAGAAATCGGTGCGGCGTCTTTGATGCTTTATGACATTGACGGGCGCACGGTCGCGGCCACCGACCGTAACAGGTTGCAATCGCAACACCGGTCCGAACCCTATTTCGTCGACGCCATCCGGTCCAATGCCACCATCTTCAACACCAT
The Sulfitobacter noctilucicola genome window above contains:
- the purC gene encoding phosphoribosylaminoimidazolesuccinocarboxamide synthase, encoding MARRKKIYEGKAKVLYEGPEPGTIVQYFKDDATAFNAQKKDVIEGKGVLNNMLSEYFMSGLNQIGVPTHFIKRLNMREQLVRQCEIIPLEVIVRNYAAGTMSKRLGIDEGTQLPRPIVEYCYKDDSLGDPLVTEEHIAAFGWASQQDMEDILSLALRVNDFMSGIMMAVGIRLVDFKIEIGRVFDGDFQRLIVADEISPDSCRLWDIETGQKLDKDVFRRDLGSLTDAYTEVARRLGVMPKNSTPVTKPTLIN
- the purQ gene encoding phosphoribosylformylglycinamidine synthase subunit PurQ, encoding MRAAVVVFPGSNCDRDLAVAFEAAGAQVEMVWHKDSELSQNVDIVGIPGGFSYGDYLRCGAIAAQSPIVASVKAHADRGGYVMGICNGFQVLTETGLLPGALLRNAGLKYICKTVGLRVETSNSAFTEGYNAGDVIDIPIAHHDGNYFADAETVARLQGEDRVAFRYTDNPNGAIADIAGILSENRRVLGMMPHPERAADAGHGGTDGQALFRALAGVLATA
- the purS gene encoding phosphoribosylformylglycinamidine synthase subunit PurS, which encodes MKARVHVMLKNGVLDPQGEAVRHALGALGFDGVNGVRQGKVIELDLADGTSEADITSMCEKLLANTVIESYSVEMV
- a CDS encoding DUF1476 domain-containing protein; translation: MSSMKDRENAFENKFAHDAEMQFKAEARRNKLLGLWAAELMGKTGDAAADYAKEVIKSDFEEAGDEDVYRKVSGDLGAKADEATIRAKMVSLMAEAKAQLISELD